The Triticum aestivum cultivar Chinese Spring chromosome 5A, IWGSC CS RefSeq v2.1, whole genome shotgun sequence genomic sequence aggtcaaccagagtacgttccgcaccaaagtggtacggtaaacctgttctagaagtcatgttactataccacgatgaacctacgaactatgaggaagtgatgatgagaccagattccgtgaaatggcttgaggccatgaaatctgagatgggatccatgtatgaaaacaaagtatggactttggttgactttcccgatgatcggcaacccatgaagaataaatggatcttcaagaggaagacagacgctgatggtagtgttactatctacaaagctcgaattatcgcaaaagattttcgacaagttcaaggtgttgactactatgagattttttcactcgtagcaatgcttaagtctgtccgaatcatgttagcaattgccacattttatgaaatctgacaaatggatatcaaaactgcattccttaatggatttcgtaaagaagagtagtatatgatgcaacaagaaggttttgtcaatcctaaaagtgctaacaaaatacgcaagctccagcgatccatctatggattggtgcaagcatctcggagttggaatatacgctttgatgagttgatcaaagcatataattttatatagacttgcagtgaagcctgtatttacaagaaagtgagtaggagcactacagcctttctgataagtatatgtgaatgacatattgttgatcggaaatgatgtagaatttctaagaacataaaggagtgtttgaaaggagtttttcaatgaaagatctcggtgaagctgcttacatattgagcatcaagatctatggagatagatcaagacacttgataagtttttccaataagtacataccttgacaagattttgaagtagttcaaaatagaacagtcaacgaaggagttctttcctgtgttgcgaggtgtgaagttgagtaaagactcaaaacccgaccacggaaaaaaatagaaaaatagaatgaaaactcattccctatgcctcagtcataggttctataaagtatactatgttgtgtaccagacctgttgtgtacctcaccatgagtttggcaagagggtacaatagtgatccaggagtggatcactagacaatggtcaaaattacccatagtggaataaggatatgtttctcagttatggaggtgacaaaaagttcgtcgtaatgggttacatcgatgcaagctttgacgctgatctggatgactctaagtctcaatctggatacatattgaaagtgagagcaattagctagagtagctccgtgcacagcattgtagacatagaaatttgcaaaatacatacggatctgaatgtggcagacgttgactaaacttctctcacaagaaaaacatgatcacaccttagtactctttggctgtaatcacatagcgatgtgaactagattattgactctagtaaaccctttgggtattggtcacatggcgatgtgaactatagagtgttaaatcacatggtgatgtgaactagattatcgactctagtgcaagtgggagactcaaggaaatatgccctactggcaataataaagatgttatttatatttccttatatcatgataaatgtatattattcattctagaattgtattaaccagaaacttaatacatgtgtacatacatagacaaaacagagtatccctagtatgcctctacttgactagctcgttaatcaaagatggttaagtttcctaaccatagacatgtgttgtcatttgatgaacgggatcacatcattagagaatgatgtgatggacaagacccatctgttagcttagcataatgatcgtttagttttattgctattgctttcttcatgacttgtacatattcctctcactatgagattatgcaactcccaaataccggaggaacactttgtgtgctatcaaatatgacaacgtaactgggtgattataaagatgctctacaggtgtctctgaaggtgtttgttgagttggcatagatcaagattaggatttttcactccgtgtatcgaagaggtgatgcattacagaatgactaagggacttgccagtaatgagattgaactaggtatgatgataccgacgatcgaatctcgggcaagtaacataccgatgacaaagggaataacgtatgttgttatgcggtttgaccgataaagatcttcatagaatatgtaggaaccaatatgagcatccaggttccgctattgtttattgaccagagatgtgtctcggtcatgtctacatagttcttgaacccgtagggttcgcacgcttaacattcgatgacgatttgtatttatGAGTTAAGTGTTTCCATGACCAAagtttgctcggagtcccggatggtatcacggacatgacgaggagtctctaaatggtcgagatgtaaagttctgctattggttattgaccggagatgtgtctcggtcatgtctacatagttctcgaactcatagggtccgcaagtttaacgttcgatgacgatttgtatttatgagttaagtgttttggtgatcgaagtttgttcgcagtcccggataagatcacggacatgacgaggagtctctaaatggtcgagatgtaaagattgatatattggaaggtagtattcggacactgaaagggttccgaagtgtatcgggtacataccggagtaccagaGTGGTTGCTGAAACCCCccagggaaagatatgggccatatgagccctaggagggaggctaaccagcccacaagggtcaGGTGcggcccccacaagggaggaggccgaattggactagggaacggggtgccacccccctttccttctcctactccatctccttccccttttccccctccggtagaaggaaaaaaagggggggcgaatcctactaggactggagtcctaatACGACTCCGCTCTCCTTGGCACGCCCCTTGTGGCcgacctcctcccctcctttatatacggggacaagggggcaccccaaagcacaacaattgttctcttagctgtgtgcagtgcccccctccacagtttacttctccgatcatagcgtcatagtgcttaggcgaagccctgcgcggatcacatcaccatcaccatcaccacgccgtcgtgccgacggaactctcccttgaccctctgctggatcaagagatcgagggacgtcatcatgctaaagtgtgctgaacacggaggtgccgtacgttcggtacttgaatcggttggatcatgaagacgttcaactacatcaaccgcgttactaaacgcttccgctttcggtgtatgaggatacatggacacactctcccctctcgttgctatgcatctcctagttagatcttgcgtgatcgtaggaaaaaaattgaattactacgttccccaacagagcatCCTTTCCCCGCTCATGGTGGTACTAGAGTTCCCAAAATCTACCTTATTGTCATTGTGTTTCAACGCCAGCCTATACGCACTCTTAATCTAAAGAAAACCATTTTTCTCATGGTGTCAAGCAATAAAATCTCCCTTTCCCACAGATTgaataggaaattttaaaatttcctCAACATCATGGTGATAAAACATGTGTGTGATGAAATTCTCTCATCCCATCTCCTAGACCCTCTCATGAATAACTCACACACCCATTTAAGCCTAGTTCAATTCTTcaaaatagatttttttttgtgGATATAATCTCTGGGAAGACAATTACCTCTCCAAATATTTATACTAGCACCATCAAAACACTTCAAATGACACCATTTTAAAGCAGCTTAAGGCCATGCATAACATTTTGCCAAATCACCGACATCGCTTGCGGGAAGACCGTATCCAGGACATGCCCACGAGGATAATATTTTGCCTTCATCACCTTTGCACATAGTGGATGCTGATAAACCAATAACCAACAAACTTGGTTAGCCAGAAGCACATGATTAAATAATCTAAGATCATGAAATCCCATACCCGCTTCGCCTTTGGGTCTCATTAGTTTATCCCAAGCCAGCCAATGAGTTCTCCTCCTATTCTCCTTATTGCCCCGGCAAAAGATCCCGATGAATTGGGATAATTCCTTTTCTTGTTTTCCTTTTCGTTTTATTTTTTTTTGTCGGTTGTCTCCCGCCAACACTTCATCGATTACTGCCTCTAtaggggtgtgggggggggggttataaAAAAGATATTGCGGAGAAGAGATCTGCTGGAGCATGTTCTTTGATCCAACTCCCGCAATACCGAAAACTATTGAGGGGAGGGGAGATGTTAGGAATGATCTTACTTTGTATCTAATGAATGGAATAACAGCCCCTGTCATGACTAGCATTATGCGAAGACTATCATGTGGAGGTCTGTCGGTTGTAAACAGCCATGACCATTCCGACCAGCTAGTGGTGATAACATCAGCACTTGATGGAGGAGAAGGTTGGACTCTCCTAAAAAGGAAATGTATGTGAGTCATTCTATCATATAATCTTCCCAAATATAGTAGTACTCAAAAGCCACGCTGATAGTTCATGAGGAGATGTCATAGTGGGCATCGCCTTTCTCCCAACAACCCAGAGAAATACAAATGTGAATAGGTTATGAATAATTAGCAAAGTATAGAAGAGAATCAAATTGAAGAATAATGGGATCCAAAAAATTACAATAGGTACAAAAAAGGCAAGAAATAATGGAGTATGTGGCACCACAAGTTGCTGCAAAGACATGGATGGCTCATTTTGTGGAGAAAAAAATGTGGCTAATTTCGATCTCAAAGCAGCAGGTTGATGCATGGTGGACGCTATCATTTCGGTGCAAATGGCCGGCTGGCAATTCTTAGTTCGCCCTGGAGCAGATGCGCCTGACCTGACCCTGTGGGAAAATCAAGGGGCTGATGTTCCCCATCTTCACCATGGCTGCGGCAAAGGCGTTGTTGAACGCATCCTGGTTAGATGCGAAGCCGTCAATGATGTCTTCGGTGGCACCACCGGCAAGGGTGTAGAGCACCTGGTCGGAGTGTAGGAGCCCCTTATTGAGCTTGAGGTTGACGAAGTAGGCGTTGTCGAACATGTCCGGGGTCGTATCGTCCAATGGGGCCAAGTTGCTGTCGCCAGAGCCGGTTAGCTGAGGGCAGGTGGCCTTgcgcgacgtcgccaaggccggGTCAATGTTCTCCTCGCTGTAGAGCCTGGTCCTGAAGTTCTTGCACTGCGCCCGCCCTATGGTGTGCGCACCAGAGAGGGCGACCATATCGGTGTGGTTGAGCCCCTTGGCGGCGAAGCGGGTGATGAGGTCGGTGACGCTAAGTGATGGGGCAGGCAGGTCACGGTTGGCCAGTGTCTCGCTAGCCGTGTCGGAGTCCCTCCTCCCCAGAGAGACTGTCCATGACGGCCCTCCTACCTACACAAGTGAAGCCGATGAGTACTAACCTCAGTTCAAAACCGTGACACGCATGCAAACAGATTATTAATTAAAAAGGGGTTGAAAGATCATGTTAGTTCTTACCGCGACGACGGAATCgcgagcggcgacggcgacgatgtcggcgcaggagacggtgCGCTTGCACGCCTGCTCCACATTCGACTTGATTTGGTCGATGACGTCGAAGCCTCGCAGCGATCCCACGTTCCCGAACGCGTTCCGCTCGTTGCCAGCCAGCAGAACGGACGCGTCGCAGCCCTGCTTGTACGTAGCCAGGCACGGTTAACCGCTGGTGTTCAGCAAATGAAATCGATCCAAACAATAACAAGTAGTGTGTGAAGGACTTGCTTGGACAAAGCAGTCATGGAAGTGCAGCCGGAGCAGCGACGCAGCCATGCGGGGGTCGCTGCCCACGGCGGCCACCACACCGTTCTTGATGGTGGCCAGCGCCCCGGGGCACGACGCGTCGTAGAACATCGGGGACATCTgcgccgacgccaccgcagccagGCACAGGAGCAACACCACTGACAGAGATGAAGACGCCATCACAACTACCTGCGTGTTGGTCGCTATAGGCCGGAGAGCTATTTACTTTTGTGGTGGATGCGGATGTAATGGCCTGCATTTCATGCAGATATATATAGCTATTCCTAGGATTTTTGTGGCGTTCCATCTACTGCTAGGCGCTAGCTGTTTGATCTACATCGTGCACGGATGTATTTTGCATAGAGGCAAATTAATTAGAGTAGACATGTTTTGCGGGGAGTTAATTAATTTGGATATTACTACTAGCAAGTAGACATGTTTTGCTAAGTACGTGCACGGATCGATGTATCATGCATAGATGGCACTCAAGTCAACGAAATTCAGAAAGTACATACACTTTCTTTTTCGTGCGggggaaactattccacattattgcaAGGTATAGCTTTGTCCCAAGTCAACTTCTCgatatatttttttgaaaaaacaaaaacttCCCTATATTATTTTTTGACCAAGTGTTGCATAATGTACTATGCTTCGTGCGTGCACGGGCGTGTATGTCATGCATACAGCGCACGGTCATAGCAGACCTGGAATCGAATATCCAACGTCGATTCAACGTCTTAGACTACGGCAAGGTACGCGTCATTCTACATTCGATGTATCCGATGATTTTTTTGGAGTCTGAACGAGGGTAGCAAGAGAGAGATCGTGTAACACTTCCTTGATTATTGATTGGGGTTACAcagagtatttgacaaaaaactatCATATTAGGAGTTGCCGTCCCACAGAACTATTACATTCAAAAAAATGACCGATAActatcaattttttttaattttgtaaCTAAAAACTATCACTTTTGAAAAATTGCAAGTTTATACGATTTAAACGCGTTTCTGACATACATGGCCCACCCATCAGGGCTGACGTGGCGACAAAGTTAGCCCCGTTTGTTGTGACCGTCAAGTTGGCcgttatgacaagtggggcccacacgtcatcgtcaaccttcctcctcctccttctcccgtCTCTCTCGGGCATTTCGTCAAGCACCTTCTGTGCATCTAAGGGAAAGAGGCGATGGAGGCGAGGTCGCGTTGGAGGTGGCGAGCGTGCTCGGCGCCACCGTGTCTGGGCTATAGGCATGCGGCGGCAGCGTGCTGCCGCTGGCTGAGGACCTCCTCCTCGCGCCCCGGTAACGGCAACAGCATGCAGCGGCGCCGACCCGATGTTGCATGCAGACGGTAGCTGGCAAGCTTGCACCTGCTCCGGGCGCGCGCGGTCACGAATGTCCGCGGCGCTGGCCAGCGGCGAGGCGCTCGGCCATGAGGACGGAGGGGTTCGTGGAGGCGGAGGCGCTAGACAGAGGAAAGCACCCGCGCGCCGGTGCACAGCAGCAGGAGGACCAAAGCAGGGGCAGCAGTGAAGAAGCCAGCATGCGACGGGAAGTAGCTTGAGGGCTCGCCGGAGTTTCTGTCGAGGCAGGGGCGCGAGGCACAGAGGTGCCATGGCTGCACGAGCTCGCGTCTAAGGGAGAGGACGGGCAGCTCGGGCGCTGGGGCGGTGCGTGGTTTTGGCGCACGCCTGCGTGGTAGAGGGGGCGGTGTGGCTCGGTCCTGGGGTCTGGGATGGCAGCTGGATGAGCACGCTCACGTCCGTCGTCGGCCGGAGTTCACCGGCTTTCCTCCATGCACATAAGATGTTTGTTGAAataccaaagagagagagaggaggaggaggaagaagaagaagattgatgtgggccccacttgtcataacgGTCAACACTAATGGTCAAAACAAACATAGTTGACTTTGCCGCCATGTCAGCCCTGGtgagtgggtcccgcatgtcataaatGTGTTTAAATCGTCTAAACTTGCCATTtttcaaaagtggtagtttttagtcacaaaattagAATTTTTTGATAGTTGTCAGTCACTTTTTTGAATGTGGTAGTTTTGTGGGACGGTAAcccctaatgtggtagttttttgtcaaatactcggTTACACAAGTACATATATATTGGCTGTTACAACAGAATTACACTAGTCTAGCCTAAGGAATAGGACCACTACAGAAGCACGTTCGCTAACACCCCGCCGCAGTCATGTCGTCGATGCCTgaggagacacagagactggacctGAAGTGCTGGAAAACGGATGTCGGCAAACCCTTCGTCATGATATCGGTTAGCTGTTGAGCTGTTGGAACATGTACAACACGGAACTCGCCAAGGGCCCACCTTTTCCCGGATGAAATGAATGTCAAGCTCTATGTGCTTCGTCCTCCAATGATGAACCGGATTAATAGACATGTACACGGCTAATACATTATTGCAGAAGATGACTATGGCCTTCGATTGAGAGACGGAGAGCTCACCAAGTAGCTGCCTCAACCATACACAATTAGCGACCACATTCGCCAGGGCGCGGTATTCTGCTTCTGCACTGGATCGAGAGACGATGACTTGTCACTTTTGGAGGACCAGCTGACGATCGTGTCACCAAGATACACGCAGTAACCAGAGGTAGACCGGCGAGTGTCAGGGCACCCATCCCAGTCCGCATCCGAATACGCGATGATGTATGTCGATGAagatgctagaagaagaagaagaccatgcTGGAGCGTGCCGCGGACATACCGCAGAATACGCTTGATGAGGGCGCGGTGACTGTCCCGCGGGTCATGCATGTGAAGGCAAGCTTGTTGCACCGCATACGCCAGATCCGGACGCGTCATTGTGAGATATTGCAAGCCCCCGGTAAGGCTGCGACACTCTGACAGGTCGGACACGGGAGCACCGGCGGCAGCAGCGACCTTTGGGGCCATGTCCACTGGTGTTGAGGCAGCATGGCATTGGGACATGCCGGCGCGGCGAAGAAGCTCCTCGGCATACTGGGCCTGGTTGAGGAAGAACCCCCGTGTTGTACGTTGCACGcggatgccgaggaagtagtgaagATTGCCCATATCTGTCATGGCAAACTCCTGTTGTAGCTTGTCGACGATGGAGCGAAGAAGGGGCGTTGAGGATGCCGCAAGTACGATATCATCAACGTACAGAAGAAGATGGGTGatgacccataagtgtaggggatctatcgtagcctttttgataagtaagagtgtcgaactcaacgaggagcagaaggaaatgataagcagttttcagtaaggtattctttgcaagcactgaaattatcggtaacagatagttttgtgataaggtaatttgtaacgagtagcaagtaataaaagtaaataaggtgcagcaagatggcccaatcctttttgtagcaaaggacaactctggacaaactcttatatgaagtaaagcgctcccgaggacacatgggaattatcgtcaagctagttttcatcacgatcatatgattcacgttcggtactttgataatttgatatgtgggtggaccggtgcttgggtgttgtccttacttggacaagcatcccacttattattaacccccattgcaagcatctgcaactacaacagaagtattaaggtaaacctaaccatagcatgaaatgtatggatccaaagcagccccttacgaagcaacgcataaactagggtttaaacttctgtcactctagcaatccatcatctacttattacttcccaatgcctccctctaggcccaaacaatggtgaagtgtcatgtagttgatgttcacatgacaccactagagggatgacaacatacatctcatcaaaatatcgaacgaataccaaattcacatgactactaatagcaagacttctctcatgtcctcgggaacaaacgtaactactcacaaagcatattcatgttcataatcagaagggtattaatatgcataatagatctcaacatatgatcttccaccaagtaaaccaactagcatcaactacaaggagtaatcaacactactagcaacccacaggtaccaatctaaggtttggatacaaagattggatacaaaagatgaactagggtttgagatgagatggtgttggtgaagatgttgatggagattgaccccctcacgatgagaggatcattggtgatgacgatggtgatgatttccccctgccggagggaagtgtccccggcagaacagctctgccggagccctagattggttccgccaaggttccgcctcgtggcggcgtagtttcatcccgaaagcttgcttattattttttttaTCATACGAAAgatctcatatagcagaagatgagcaTCGAAGGGCcaccgggggcccacgaggcagggggcgcgcccagggggtagggcgcgccccccaccctcgtggccagggtgtgggccccctctgctattttcttcactcagtactttttattatttctgaaaataacttccgtggagtttcagtacttttggagttgtgcggaatagatatctaatatttgctccttttccagcccagaatttcagctgccggcattctccctctttatgtaaaccttgtaaaataagatagaataggcataagtattgtgacataatgtgtaataacaacccataatgcaataaatatcgatataaaaacatgatgcaaaatggacgtatcaactcccctaagcttagacctcgcttgtcctcaagcgaaagccgaaatcgaaacatatgtccacatgtttagagatagatgcGTCGATAGAAATAAAATACACACTGGTGGAAAAAAgtcctttggtcgcggttcgcaactgccattagtcgcggttgcgcaaccgcgaccgaccgggcgcgactaaaggcccccccccctttagtcgcggttgcttaagaaccgcgactaaaggcccgtccacgtgggcgccaggtggccgtcggggcggaggacctttagtcgcggttcttctggccaaccgcg encodes the following:
- the LOC123108555 gene encoding peroxidase 2-like, with amino-acid sequence MASSSLSVVLLLCLAAVASAQMSPMFYDASCPGALATIKNGVVAAVGSDPRMAASLLRLHFHDCFVQGCDASVLLAGNERNAFGNVGSLRGFDVIDQIKSNVEQACKRTVSCADIVAVAARDSVVAVGGPSWTVSLGRRDSDTASETLANRDLPAPSLSVTDLITRFAAKGLNHTDMVALSGAHTIGRAQCKNFRTRLYSEENIDPALATSRKATCPQLTGSGDSNLAPLDDTTPDMFDNAYFVNLKLNKGLLHSDQVLYTLAGGATEDIIDGFASNQDAFNNAFAAAMVKMGNISPLIFPQGQVRRICSRAN